Genomic segment of Myxococcus stipitatus:
CCTGGGCCGACACGACATCGTCTTCAGCGACCGGGCCAACCACGCGTCGCTGGTCGACGGCATCCGCCTGTCCTTCGCGACCGAGCGCAAGTTCCGCCACAACGACATGGATCACCTGGAGCAGCTGCTCTCCCAGGCGGATCCCGGCGCGGGGAAGATCATCATCACCGACGGCGTGTTCTCCATGGAGGGGGACATCTGCAACCTGCCGCGCATCGCGGAGCTGGCGAAGCAGTACAACGCCCGGGTGATGACGGACGACGCCCACGCCATGGGCGTGCTGGGCGACAAGGGCCGCGGGACCTCGGAGTACTTCGGCCTGGAGAAGGAGACGGACCTCGTCATGGGGACGTTCTCCAAGAGCTTCGCGTCCTTGGGCGGCGTGCTGGCGGGCCCGTTCGACGTCATCAACTACATCCGGCACAAGTCGCGCTCGGTCATCTTCTCCGCGTCCATGACGCCGGCGTCCATCGCCTCGGCGCTCAAGGCGCTGGAGATCATCGAGGCGGAGCCGCAGCGCCGCGCCCGGCTGCTGGACATCGCCGAGAAGATGCACAACGGCTTCCGGGCCATGGGCTTTGACACGGGCGTGTCCGTGACGCCGGTCGTTCCGGTCCACATCGGCGACCAAGTGAAGTGTTTCCGCTTCTGGCGCGCGCTGCACGAGGCGGGCGTCTTCGCCAACCCGGTCATCCCCCCGGCGGTGGAGGCGGGCCACGCGCTCATCCGCACCTCGTTCATGGCCACGCACACGGACGCGCAGCTGGACCGCGTGCTGGACACCTTCGAGACCATCGGCCGGAAGCTCGGCGTGATTCCGGAGACGCGCCCCACGGTGTACGAGCCGGTGC
This window contains:
- a CDS encoding aminotransferase class I/II-fold pyridoxal phosphate-dependent enzyme — encoded protein: MSDVFDKCSNWKDYRIAKATGLYPYFRVIEASHGATEVEIEGKRVIMVGSNNYLGLSSDPRVKEAAIKATEKFGTTCSGSRLLNGTLALHEELEGRLAKFLNRESAIVISTGFQTNLALASILGRHDIVFSDRANHASLVDGIRLSFATERKFRHNDMDHLEQLLSQADPGAGKIIITDGVFSMEGDICNLPRIAELAKQYNARVMTDDAHAMGVLGDKGRGTSEYFGLEKETDLVMGTFSKSFASLGGVLAGPFDVINYIRHKSRSVIFSASMTPASIASALKALEIIEAEPQRRARLLDIAEKMHNGFRAMGFDTGVSVTPVVPVHIGDQVKCFRFWRALHEAGVFANPVIPPAVEAGHALIRTSFMATHTDAQLDRVLDTFETIGRKLGVIPETRPTVYEPVQIARPGTSVRSNKASDKWAAGSAGLLADKGGLTLDQLSRMSSREMAGKLFDAVEQLTWRAANLQPEDLRQLRAAPMKLWEKRGEIPGLLLEKGANFFLRNGTDGNSAERT